Within the Catenulispora sp. GP43 genome, the region CGTCGGCGGCGTGCTGCTGGGCCTGTCCGGTCCCGATGAGGTCCGTGCCGGCTGGCGCCGGCTGCACGACAAGTTCGGCGAGAGGCTCTCGGGGGTGGTGGTGCAGGAGATGGCGGCCGACGGTGTGGAGCTGCTGGCCGGCGTCGACAGCGACGCGATCTTCGGCCCGCTGGTGGCCTTCGGCATCGGCGGCACCGTCACCGACCTGGCCGCCGACCGCGCCTACCGGTTGGCCCCGCTGACCGGCGCGGACGCCGACGAGCTCGTGCACGCCACCCGGGCCGCGCGCATGCTGGCCGGCTATCGCGGACGGCCCGGCGGCGACATCGGCCAGGTCCGCGACGTGCTGTCCCGGCTGGCGCTGCTGGCCGCCGAGCAGACCTGCGTGGCCGAGGCCGAGATCAACCCCTTGATCGCCACCCCGGACGGCGTCACAGCGGCGGACTTCCGCATCCGGGTGGAGCCCCGTACCCCCACCGACCCCTACCTGCGCCGCCTTCGCTGAGGCGAAGCAGTGGCGCCGAGCGCAACATAAGGAGACATCATGAAGCGCACCATCGTCGTCGGCTACGACCAGAGCCCGTCCGGCGACCGCGCCCTGGCCCAGGCCGGACGCGAAGCCGCCTGGCGCGACGCGGCGGTCACCGTGGTCACCGGCTACCACGCGGTCGCCGTCGTGTCGCCGATGGGCTACATGCCGGTGGACTACCAGACCACGGTCAAGAACATCGCCGGCAAGATCGCCGGCGACGGCGTGCAGTGGCTGCGGAACCGCTACCCCGGGATGCCGGTGGACTCGGCGGTCATCGCCGGCCCGACCGCCGAGGCGCTGGCCGAGGCGTCCCGGGACGCGGACCTGCTGGTGCTCGGCAACCGCGGCCGCGGCGGGTTCGCCGGCCTGCTGCTCGGCTCGGTGTCGATGCGCACCCTGACCCTGGCCTCGTGTCCGACGATGATCGTGCGCGGCAAGCCCCGGGAGCCGGCCGACTCGGTCGTGCTCGCGCTCGACATCGAGGACGCCGCCGACGAGGTCGTGGAGTTCGCCTTCGCCGAGGCCGCCGCGCGCGGCGCCCGACTGCGCGCGGTCAACGTCTGGGACCTGGACTGGAACGGCTCCGCCGATCCGGACTCCGCCGACGACCTCGACACCGCCAAGGCCCAGGCCGTGACCGACATCCGCAAGACGATGGAGGCCCGGCTGAACCACTGGCGGACGAAGTACCCTGCCGTCCGCCTCACCGTCGAGGTCGCGGACGGCACCCCGAGCGCGGTGCTGACCGGCCGCACCGAGGACGCCGACCTGATCGTCGTCGGCGCGCACCGCCGCGGCGACGGCCACCTCGGCATGCGGCCCGGACCGATCGCGCAGACCCTGCTGCACCACGCCGACTGCCCGGTGGCGGTCGTCCCGCGGTGACGAAGCCGCGCCGAAGCGGGCATCTCCCTGACCGGCACCGAGGTCAAGGAGGTGACCCGCTCCGCGACCGCGCTCAGGAGTCGGCCGACGGCGATCGCCGACGCCGTGGTGCCGTACCGCGAACCGCCTCAGCCGGCGGGCGCGGACGCCTCTCGCCGCGCCGCGTCGCGCCGGGCGATCACCGCGGCCCAGGCCGTCACCGCGAGACCGACCACCGCGGCGGCCAGGATCGCCGCGCCCTCACCGGGCTTCAGCAGCCCCGCGCGCTCGCCGATGGTGACCGCCGCCACCGGCACTCCCAGCTGCGCTCCGGCCAGAACCGCCAGCGGCAGCGGCTGGCCCAGCAGCCGGGCCGCGGCGTGCACCGCGACCGTGGCCGCCGCCAGGGCGCCGGCCAGACCGATCAGGCGAGGGTGCCGGACGAGGTCGTCGAGCTGCAGCGACGCACCGAGCCAGACGAAGAACACCGGTCCGAGGAACCCGTCGGCGACCGCGAACAGCTGGCGGGCCAGGCGGCGCGGCTCGCCCTGGGCCGCCAGGATCAGACCGGCCGCGAACCCCGCGAGCATGACCGAGACGCCCACCGCTTCGGCCAGACCGGCCAGACCGAA harbors:
- a CDS encoding universal stress protein, with amino-acid sequence MKRTIVVGYDQSPSGDRALAQAGREAAWRDAAVTVVTGYHAVAVVSPMGYMPVDYQTTVKNIAGKIAGDGVQWLRNRYPGMPVDSAVIAGPTAEALAEASRDADLLVLGNRGRGGFAGLLLGSVSMRTLTLASCPTMIVRGKPREPADSVVLALDIEDAADEVVEFAFAEAAARGARLRAVNVWDLDWNGSADPDSADDLDTAKAQAVTDIRKTMEARLNHWRTKYPAVRLTVEVADGTPSAVLTGRTEDADLIVVGAHRRGDGHLGMRPGPIAQTLLHHADCPVAVVPR